One stretch of Tepiditoga spiralis DNA includes these proteins:
- a CDS encoding GmrSD restriction endonuclease domain-containing protein, with protein sequence MNSQKYAVNQPLIETLINWVKSGEIAIPEIQRPFVWSSKKVRDLMDSLYQGYPIGYIIAWKNPNVKLKDGSLSEGKKILIDGQQRVTSLTAAIIGQKVVNKDYKKIKIQIAFNPLEEKFETLTPAIAKDKKWIDDVSTVFNGNLFDIVGDYLENNPDADKLKIQTVFQDLINIPKKQIGLIELSGDLDIEKVTEIFIRINSQGVELSQADFVMSKISSNETYGGNLLRKAIDYFSHLSKAPEYYSHIAENDTEFSKTDYFQKISWLKNENGDLYNPTYKDILRVAFTFKFNRGKLSDLVSLLSGRNFETREFEEEITKQSYDSLISGVKEFINETNFKRFLMIIKSAGFVDNRLIRSVNALNFAYILYLKLKEQKYNSALIEKYVKKWFVLTILTRRYSGSPESEFDFDIKNISQKDFGEYLKEIEDAQLSDAFWNAELIQRLNTSISTSPVFNVFLASQCYFNDKGFLSKDITVKNLIEQRGDVHHIFPRDLLKKKDLTRGQYNQIANYVYTQSEINIKIGNKPIEKYLQEVKEQCNGGELKYGGITEFSLLEDNFKQNAVPISIFEITMDDYQEFLIERRKLMAEKMRKYYEKI encoded by the coding sequence ATGAATTCACAAAAATATGCGGTAAATCAACCATTAATTGAAACGTTAATTAATTGGGTAAAATCTGGTGAAATAGCAATTCCAGAAATTCAAAGACCTTTTGTATGGAGTTCAAAAAAAGTTAGAGATTTAATGGATAGCTTATATCAAGGCTATCCTATAGGGTATATAATCGCTTGGAAAAACCCTAATGTCAAATTAAAAGATGGTAGTTTATCAGAAGGCAAAAAAATATTAATTGACGGGCAACAGAGAGTTACATCTTTAACTGCTGCAATTATTGGGCAAAAAGTTGTAAACAAAGATTATAAAAAAATTAAGATTCAAATTGCCTTCAATCCACTTGAAGAAAAGTTTGAGACTTTAACACCAGCTATAGCAAAAGATAAAAAATGGATAGATGATGTTTCAACTGTTTTTAATGGTAATTTATTTGATATAGTAGGGGATTATTTAGAAAATAATCCTGATGCTGACAAATTAAAAATTCAAACAGTTTTTCAAGATTTGATAAATATACCTAAAAAGCAGATTGGACTTATAGAATTAAGTGGGGATTTAGACATAGAAAAAGTAACAGAAATTTTTATCCGAATAAACAGTCAAGGAGTTGAATTAAGTCAAGCAGATTTTGTTATGTCTAAAATTTCATCAAATGAAACTTATGGGGGAAATTTATTAAGAAAAGCAATTGATTATTTTAGCCACTTATCAAAAGCTCCAGAATATTATTCTCATATTGCTGAAAATGATACTGAATTTTCAAAAACTGACTATTTTCAGAAAATTAGTTGGTTAAAAAATGAAAATGGAGATTTATACAATCCAACTTATAAAGATATTTTGCGTGTTGCATTTACTTTTAAATTTAACAGAGGGAAACTAAGTGATTTAGTAAGTTTATTATCAGGTAGAAATTTTGAAACAAGGGAATTTGAAGAAGAAATTACTAAACAATCATACGATTCTTTAATTTCAGGAGTAAAGGAATTTATTAATGAAACAAACTTTAAAAGATTCCTAATGATTATAAAGTCTGCAGGATTTGTTGATAATCGTTTGATTAGGTCTGTAAATGCATTAAATTTTGCCTATATACTTTACTTAAAACTAAAAGAACAAAAATATAATTCTGCTTTAATTGAAAAATATGTAAAAAAATGGTTTGTTCTTACTATATTAACAAGACGATATTCTGGTTCGCCAGAAAGTGAATTTGATTTTGATATAAAAAATATCTCTCAAAAAGATTTTGGTGAATATCTAAAAGAAATTGAAGATGCTCAATTATCAGATGCCTTTTGGAATGCAGAATTAATTCAAAGATTAAACACTTCAATTTCTACAAGCCCTGTATTTAATGTTTTCCTAGCTTCTCAATGTTATTTTAATGACAAAGGGTTTTTATCAAAAGATATTACCGTTAAAAACTTAATTGAACAGAGAGGGGATGTTCACCATATTTTCCCAAGAGATTTATTAAAAAAGAAAGATCTAACAAGAGGGCAATATAATCAAATTGCTAATTATGTTTATACTCAAAGTGAAATAAATATTAAAATAGGAAATAAACCAATTGAAAAATATTTACAAGAGGTTAAAGAACAATGCAATGGAGGAGAATTAAAATATGGTGGAATAACAGAATTTTCCTTACTTGAAGACAATTTTAAACAAAATGCAGTTCCAATTAGTATTTTTGAAATAACAATGGATGATTATCAAGAATTTCTAATAGAACGAAGGAAATTAATGGCTGAAAAAATGAGAAAATATTATGAAAAGATATAA
- a CDS encoding ATP-binding protein codes for MKKLPIGVQDYKKIKEGNYTYIDKTKYILELISSEAPIFLSRPRRFGKSLTISTLYYLFKGEKDLFKGTYIYDKWEFKEYPVIKIDMSDNTLTTYEEFIKSLYDKINELYKEEELTPTTDDLPTMFGNLIMKLSKKHEERVTILIDEYESPILEHLNNKEEAEKVRRFLREFYKKIKSKDEYIKFVFMTGITKFTKTGVFSALNNLNDISLDKTYSQMLGYTQEELEENFKEHIKETAIEMKMEEKELLKNLKMYYNGFSFDGEDSVYNPFSILQFFKKRKFQNYWFESGSPSFLYEYIKGKKIRYEDLVKYPVSELDFSTREIEEANASIFFTQSGYLTFKGKEQYGMEYEYLLDYPNIEVKNSFSKMILEANYELERGKIKEINKTVWKAIKEKDIEGIIKEIKRIISAIPYNLHKKEESYYHSLIYTILASAGLNVTAEELTNLGRSDIVIEFEDIIYIMEIKIDKSAEKALNQIKEMKYYEKYKGKEVYIIGININSEKRNIDEYKIEKI; via the coding sequence ATGAAAAAACTACCAATAGGAGTACAAGACTATAAAAAAATAAAAGAAGGAAATTATACATATATAGATAAAACAAAGTATATATTAGAATTAATAAGTTCAGAAGCACCTATTTTTTTATCACGCCCAAGAAGATTTGGAAAGAGTTTAACAATATCAACACTTTACTATCTATTTAAAGGAGAAAAAGACTTATTTAAAGGAACGTATATATACGATAAATGGGAGTTCAAAGAATATCCAGTAATAAAAATAGATATGTCAGATAATACATTAACAACATATGAAGAATTTATAAAATCATTATATGATAAAATAAATGAATTATATAAAGAAGAAGAACTGACACCAACAACAGATGATTTGCCGACAATGTTTGGAAACTTAATAATGAAATTAAGCAAAAAGCATGAAGAAAGAGTGACTATACTAATAGATGAATATGAATCGCCAATATTAGAACATCTAAACAACAAAGAAGAAGCAGAAAAAGTAAGAAGATTTTTAAGAGAGTTCTATAAGAAAATAAAATCAAAAGACGAATACATAAAGTTTGTATTCATGACAGGAATAACAAAGTTTACAAAAACAGGAGTATTTTCAGCATTAAATAACTTGAACGATATATCATTAGATAAAACATACTCGCAAATGTTGGGATACACACAAGAAGAATTAGAAGAAAACTTTAAAGAACACATAAAAGAAACAGCAATTGAGATGAAGATGGAAGAAAAAGAGTTATTAAAAAACTTAAAGATGTACTACAATGGATTTTCATTTGATGGAGAAGATAGTGTATACAATCCATTTTCAATACTACAATTTTTCAAAAAAAGGAAGTTTCAAAACTATTGGTTTGAAAGTGGATCACCATCATTTTTGTATGAATACATAAAAGGAAAGAAGATAAGATATGAAGACTTAGTGAAGTATCCAGTGAGTGAACTCGACTTTTCAACTCGAGAAATAGAAGAAGCAAATGCAAGTATATTTTTTACACAATCAGGGTACTTAACCTTTAAAGGAAAAGAACAGTATGGAATGGAATATGAATACCTATTAGACTATCCAAATATAGAAGTAAAGAACAGCTTTTCAAAGATGATATTAGAAGCAAACTATGAGCTTGAAAGAGGAAAAATAAAAGAAATAAACAAAACAGTGTGGAAAGCAATAAAAGAAAAAGACATAGAAGGAATAATAAAAGAAATAAAAAGAATAATAAGTGCAATCCCATACAACTTGCATAAAAAAGAAGAAAGCTACTATCATTCATTGATATACACAATACTCGCATCAGCAGGACTGAACGTAACAGCAGAAGAGTTAACGAACTTGGGAAGAAGTGATATAGTAATAGAATTTGAAGACATCATATATATAATGGAAATAAAGATAGACAAGAGTGCAGAAAAAGCCTTGAATCAAATAAAAGAAATGAAGTACTATGAAAAGTACAAAGGAAAAGAAGTTTATATAATAGGAATAAACATAAACTCAGAAAAAAGGAACATAGACGAATACAAAATAGAAAAGATATAA
- a CDS encoding IS256 family transposase: MGNVLQEIIKEMVRKGEIRTIKDIKELTKSLTGNLIQEVLEAELEDELGYGKYDREKKNTENSRNGYRKKNLKSSSGMIELMVPRDRKGEYEPKIVPKYSNDISEIEEKIISLYARGMTTRDISDQIMDLYGFEVSAELVSKITNKLMPLIKDWQERPLHEIYTFVFLDAIYFNVREDGRIVKKAAYVIIGVDIDGIKDVLGIYVGEVESAKFWMGVLNNLKNRGVKDILVASIDGLSGFEQAINATFPQTMIQRCIIHQIRNTLKYVPHKDRKEFAKDLKTIYTALDEKTGYDNLTNVINKWGDKYYASLRSWEKNWHLLSTFFQFSDGVRKIMYTTNIIESLNRQFRKATKTKSIFPNDDAVLKSLYLTTKNVTKKWTARFHNWNAVISELAILFEERLKDYL; encoded by the coding sequence ATGGGAAATGTACTACAGGAAATAATAAAGGAAATGGTAAGAAAAGGAGAAATCCGAACAATAAAGGATATAAAGGAATTAACAAAATCACTGACAGGAAATCTGATCCAGGAAGTACTGGAAGCGGAACTCGAAGACGAGCTGGGCTATGGAAAGTATGACAGAGAAAAGAAAAATACAGAAAATTCAAGAAATGGCTACAGGAAGAAGAATTTAAAGAGTAGTAGCGGTATGATAGAATTAATGGTACCTCGAGACAGAAAGGGAGAATATGAACCCAAAATAGTTCCAAAGTATTCGAATGATATTTCAGAGATAGAGGAAAAAATAATAAGTTTGTACGCAAGAGGAATGACCACCAGGGATATATCTGATCAGATAATGGATTTGTACGGATTTGAAGTATCAGCTGAACTGGTGAGCAAAATAACAAATAAGCTTATGCCATTAATAAAAGACTGGCAAGAAAGGCCATTACACGAAATATACACCTTCGTTTTCTTGGATGCAATATACTTCAACGTTAGAGAGGACGGAAGGATAGTAAAGAAGGCTGCTTATGTAATAATAGGTGTTGACATAGATGGAATTAAAGATGTGCTCGGGATATATGTTGGTGAAGTAGAAAGTGCCAAGTTTTGGATGGGAGTACTTAACAACCTCAAAAACAGAGGAGTTAAGGACATACTTGTAGCTTCAATAGATGGTCTTTCTGGATTCGAGCAGGCTATAAATGCAACCTTCCCGCAAACTATGATACAAAGGTGCATAATCCACCAGATTAGAAACACCCTGAAATATGTTCCTCACAAGGACAGGAAAGAGTTCGCAAAGGACTTAAAGACAATCTATACAGCACTGGATGAAAAGACAGGCTATGATAATCTAACCAATGTAATAAACAAATGGGGAGACAAGTATTACGCTTCATTGAGGAGCTGGGAGAAAAATTGGCACCTATTATCCACCTTCTTTCAGTTCTCAGACGGGGTAAGGAAGATTATGTACACCACGAACATCATAGAGTCACTTAACAGGCAATTCAGGAAGGCTACCAAGACCAAATCAATATTCCCTAATGACGATGCTGTCCTTAAAAGTTTATACCTTACTACCAAAAACGTGACAAAAAAATGGACAGCACGGTTTCACAACTGGAACGCTGTTATTTCCGAACTGGCCATCCTTTTCGAGGAACGTCTTAAAGACTACCTCTGA
- a CDS encoding ABC transporter permease subunit, which yields MILIPIFYTVGMYLNASFIQYTRETKMYCMDFVNGMYMFVYYVSIFTFFIMFSSIQSLRGEVENKSIKLYIPRCQSRSKIYIAKNISLSLMFIIITIIFYIITIILDYLFLIHRTDIALNVFWKSQDTESIIFFIISMLFYYLFLIQFAFFLSSFFNPLMSSILALITTILTFYLKVISYIQTLVLTYYLEKIMNSIKIQYNDIFLYFLLILIYGIIFNLLGIKKFKKLDVI from the coding sequence ATGATATTAATACCAATATTTTATACTGTTGGTATGTATTTAAATGCTTCTTTTATACAATACACAAGAGAAACAAAGATGTATTGTATGGATTTTGTCAATGGTATGTATATGTTTGTATATTATGTTTCAATATTTACTTTTTTTATAATGTTTTCTAGCATTCAATCTCTACGAGGAGAAGTTGAAAATAAAAGTATCAAACTCTATATTCCAAGATGTCAAAGTAGATCAAAAATCTATATTGCTAAAAATATTAGTTTATCTTTGATGTTTATTATTATAACTATAATTTTTTATATTATAACTATTATTTTAGATTATTTATTTTTAATTCATAGAACTGATATAGCTTTAAACGTTTTTTGGAAAAGTCAAGATACAGAGTCAATAATATTTTTTATAATATCAATGCTATTTTATTATTTGTTCCTCATTCAATTTGCATTTTTTTTGAGTTCTTTTTTCAATCCTTTGATGAGCTCAATATTAGCTTTAATTACAACTATTTTAACTTTTTATTTAAAAGTAATTTCTTATATACAAACTTTAGTTCTAACTTATTATCTTGAAAAAATTATGAATAGTATTAAAATACAATATAATGATATATTTCTTTACTTTTTGTTAATCTTAATTTATGGAATAATTTTTAATTTACTTGGAATTAAAAAATTCAAAAAATTGGATGTAATATAA
- a CDS encoding CPBP family intramembrane glutamic endopeptidase: MNYNNEYNKKDKWLFFILLSFLPVFSALFLSILSLTLLNNLNLSVKSILSVLFSMGISMILLPSLLVKKRFKNSLKKFGLSITIEFFDIVFLILIFFIIMSFQIFYHSIDFFKTILFQTIVVAISEEFWARGILINYLNKIINSKFMILSISSFIFAFITHINNPIVDNLIWRFPMGFLLGYLYMKSGKLWIPIGLHLCNNMISLYI, encoded by the coding sequence ATGAATTATAATAATGAATATAATAAAAAAGATAAGTGGTTATTTTTTATATTACTTAGTTTTTTACCAGTTTTTAGTGCACTATTTTTGAGTATATTATCTCTTACGTTATTAAACAACTTAAATTTATCAGTTAAAAGTATTTTGTCTGTTTTATTTTCTATGGGAATATCAATGATTTTATTACCCTCATTACTGGTTAAAAAAAGATTTAAAAATTCTTTAAAAAAATTTGGATTAAGCATAACTATTGAATTTTTTGATATTGTTTTTCTAATACTTATTTTTTTTATCATTATGAGTTTTCAAATATTTTATCATTCCATAGATTTTTTTAAAACAATACTGTTTCAAACTATAGTAGTAGCTATTTCAGAAGAATTTTGGGCAAGAGGAATATTAATTAACTATTTGAATAAAATCATAAATTCGAAATTTATGATTCTTAGTATTTCTAGTTTTATATTTGCTTTTATAACACACATCAATAATCCTATTGTAGATAATTTAATTTGGAGATTCCCTATGGGATTTTTATTAGGATATTTGTATATGAAAAGTGGAAAATTATGGATTCCTATTGGTCTACATTTATGTAATAATATGATATCTTTGTATATTTAA
- a CDS encoding ABC transporter ATP-binding protein, with amino-acid sequence MGISITVQNKDNDDKNNKINKNEKKLLSSMVIKPYFKNYILSFIISFFTAFGIISIVLLEKDLINFLTNKNYDMFFNIGYKLFFLSIGVSILVFIKTFVNNVSTEKIIVKLRNKFSEKLLTSKYTDLEKQQTGEIMTLFLNDIDLIKDYISKVFNDLLYQPIIFIISISFALFINWKLTVVSFLIIPISLIISLIVALPIKSYTFKQQNIIDKSNTIFSDAISGIDVLKAFQLESIFLSKFKKQISFFLKNYKKISFFDSLLFQMNIIIMFLPILILFAYGGFEIINNRLTLGELIAFMQFIILFITPLSFSTHYISSRNKAVVSIKRIKKILDLKEEQTGKKTNININYNPTIEFDNVSFKYTDEFIFNDLSFTINRGEKVVILGSSGSGKSTILKLLMGFYKVNKGKIKIFGEDINNYDIHELRKYVSIVPQDIFLFNESIRWNVKFSDFDNVTDEEIIQSMKKSQIISLINQKTRTLDTKISEFGNSLSGGEKQRLSIARGLSKSAEIFIFDESTSALDLETENKLLENIFSELKDKTIIFITHRKSILKWFDKKIIIENGRDLNE; translated from the coding sequence ATGGGAATATCTATAACAGTTCAAAATAAAGATAATGATGATAAAAATAATAAAATAAATAAAAATGAAAAGAAACTCCTTAGTTCAATGGTTATTAAACCTTACTTTAAAAATTATATTTTATCTTTTATAATTTCTTTTTTTACTGCTTTTGGGATTATAAGCATTGTATTATTAGAAAAAGATTTAATAAATTTCCTCACAAACAAAAACTATGATATGTTTTTTAATATTGGTTATAAGTTATTCTTTTTAAGTATAGGTGTATCAATTCTTGTTTTCATCAAAACATTTGTAAATAATGTATCAACTGAAAAAATAATTGTAAAGCTTAGAAATAAATTTTCTGAAAAGCTTTTAACTTCTAAATATACAGATCTTGAAAAGCAACAAACTGGAGAAATAATGACATTGTTTTTGAATGATATTGATTTAATAAAAGATTATATTTCAAAGGTGTTTAATGACTTACTTTATCAACCAATCATTTTTATTATTTCTATTTCATTTGCTTTATTCATAAATTGGAAATTAACCGTTGTTTCATTTCTTATAATACCCATAAGTTTAATAATATCACTTATTGTTGCATTACCAATAAAATCTTATACTTTTAAACAACAAAATATAATAGATAAATCAAATACAATATTTAGTGATGCGATTTCTGGCATAGATGTCTTAAAAGCATTTCAACTTGAAAGTATATTTCTATCAAAATTCAAAAAACAAATTAGCTTTTTTTTAAAAAATTATAAAAAAATATCTTTCTTTGATTCTTTATTATTTCAAATGAATATCATAATTATGTTTTTACCTATTTTAATACTATTTGCATATGGAGGATTTGAGATTATAAATAATAGACTAACCCTTGGAGAATTAATAGCCTTTATGCAATTTATAATTTTATTCATTACTCCACTTAGTTTTTCTACTCACTATATTTCTTCAAGAAATAAAGCAGTTGTTTCAATTAAAAGAATTAAAAAAATATTAGATTTGAAAGAGGAACAAACTGGTAAAAAAACAAATATAAATATAAACTATAACCCTACTATTGAATTTGATAATGTATCTTTTAAATATACAGATGAGTTTATATTCAATGATTTGAGTTTTACAATAAATAGAGGAGAAAAAGTTGTTATTTTAGGCTCAAGTGGTTCTGGAAAATCAACAATTTTGAAATTGTTAATGGGTTTTTATAAAGTAAATAAAGGAAAAATAAAAATTTTTGGTGAAGATATTAATAATTATGATATACATGAATTAAGAAAATATGTGTCCATAGTTCCTCAAGATATTTTTCTTTTTAATGAATCTATACGTTGGAATGTAAAATTTTCTGATTTTGATAATGTTACTGATGAAGAAATTATTCAATCAATGAAAAAATCTCAAATTATTTCTTTAATCAATCAAAAAACTCGAACATTAGATACAAAAATAAGTGAGTTTGGAAATAGTTTATCTGGTGGCGAAAAACAAAGATTATCGATTGCTCGTGGTTTATCGAAAAGTGCGGAAATATTTATATTTGATGAATCTACTTCTGCGCTTGACCTTGAAACTGAAAATAAATTACTTGAAAATATTTTTTCGGAATTAAAAGATAAAACTATAATATTTATTACCCATAGAAAATCTATTTTAAAATGGTTTGATAAAAAAATTATTATAGAAAATGGAAGGGATCTAAATGAGTAA
- a CDS encoding ABC transporter ATP-binding protein: MSKNSSVKFILSFMRKNGGNTFIFLAYWISVFFVASQNFFFNYYVAKGLQTSVDGMMQKDFSSFLGGFILVLRSFGILIIVMGIFSYINDYVVKKITSIIKEYFFKKVLRLKPFFDEKYTSGKIMTLYNSDIEKVESIYSNQILNLLMAIVGALGGAVIIFKLNKYIFIYIITIGIFNLILNYIFIKKMKVNSRNIQNTISKQTEHISNFLSGSYIIKAFNNENFFIKIFKNTTKKYFDFSKKRAKYDAGISFVNNASEYFEFAGLLIISGFFSLKGAISIGSVLLCVQLGRPIIDLFKALSSYFSNIQSILASTERISNILNLNDEEINEKEFFENNTKNFQETPYAIEFDNVSFSYNKDKYIFKDLSFKVKSGSKTLLVGNSGIGKSTILKILLKYHTNYSGNIFVFGKSLKDYDVHELRKLFSYVPQNSFLFNDSIFENIHYGNINKSSDEIIKVSKKVRSHEFIEKLPNKYETTLTNNGNTLSGGQKQRLAIARALLKDAPIFIFDEPTSSLNEKLKDKINSVIKNTMQNKTFFLISHEFNSEDYDEVITLDFNKVKI; encoded by the coding sequence ATGAGTAAAAATTCTTCTGTTAAATTTATACTTTCATTCATGAGAAAAAATGGTGGTAATACATTTATATTTTTAGCTTATTGGATATCTGTATTTTTTGTTGCATCACAAAACTTCTTTTTTAATTATTATGTTGCTAAAGGGTTACAAACTTCTGTAGACGGTATGATGCAAAAAGACTTTTCGTCATTTTTAGGTGGTTTTATTCTTGTTTTAAGATCTTTTGGTATTTTGATTATTGTAATGGGGATATTTTCATATATAAATGATTATGTAGTAAAAAAAATTACAAGTATAATAAAAGAATATTTTTTTAAAAAAGTTTTAAGATTAAAACCTTTTTTTGATGAAAAGTATACTTCAGGAAAAATTATGACACTTTATAATAGTGATATAGAAAAAGTTGAAAGTATTTATTCAAATCAAATATTGAATTTATTAATGGCTATTGTGGGAGCACTTGGTGGTGCTGTTATAATATTTAAATTAAATAAATACATATTTATTTATATAATAACTATTGGTATTTTTAATCTCATATTAAATTATATTTTTATAAAAAAGATGAAGGTTAATTCTCGGAATATACAAAATACAATATCTAAACAAACAGAACATATTTCAAATTTTTTGAGTGGAAGTTATATAATAAAAGCTTTTAATAATGAAAATTTTTTTATTAAAATTTTTAAAAACACAACAAAAAAATATTTTGATTTTTCAAAAAAAAGAGCAAAATATGATGCAGGAATTTCTTTTGTAAATAATGCTTCAGAATATTTTGAATTTGCTGGTCTTTTAATAATATCTGGTTTTTTTAGTTTAAAAGGTGCAATCTCAATAGGGAGTGTTTTATTGTGTGTTCAACTTGGAAGACCAATTATAGATTTATTTAAAGCTTTGAGCTCATATTTTTCAAATATTCAAAGTATTCTTGCATCAACAGAAAGAATTTCAAATATTTTAAATTTAAATGATGAGGAAATAAATGAAAAAGAATTTTTTGAAAATAATACAAAAAATTTTCAAGAAACACCTTATGCCATAGAATTTGATAATGTTAGTTTTTCATACAATAAAGATAAGTATATTTTTAAAGATTTATCTTTTAAAGTTAAAAGTGGATCAAAAACACTACTCGTTGGTAATAGTGGAATAGGAAAAAGTACAATATTAAAGATATTACTTAAATATCATACTAATTACAGTGGGAATATTTTTGTGTTTGGAAAGTCTTTAAAAGATTATGATGTACATGAACTTAGAAAACTTTTTTCATATGTTCCACAAAATTCTTTTCTTTTCAATGATTCAATTTTTGAAAATATTCATTATGGAAATATAAATAAAAGTAGTGATGAAATTATTAAAGTATCAAAAAAGGTAAGATCTCATGAATTTATAGAAAAACTTCCAAATAAATATGAAACAACTTTAACTAACAACGGGAATACTTTATCAGGGGGACAAAAACAAAGATTAGCAATAGCAAGAGCACTTTTAAAAGATGCACCAATTTTTATTTTTGATGAACCAACATCATCTTTAAATGAAAAACTAAAAGACAAAATCAATTCAGTAATAAAAAATACTATGCAAAATAAAACATTTTTTTTGATTTCACATGAATTTAACTCTGAAGATTATGATGAAGTTATAACTCTTGATTTTAATAAAGTAAAGATCTAA